In Lentisphaerota bacterium, a genomic segment contains:
- a CDS encoding DUF21 domain-containing protein, giving the protein MIVPMPIEFMLIPLVLFGSWFFSGIETGIISLNRHRLLHIVRSGSHRAKLLEGYLLDTQRLFGTTLVGNNLCNVVVSTLCGSLSARVWGPIGQSATSVLLALVILVFCEYFPKVWFTSRPIQRCIRFAPLLRVVETLLYPLSFIAVSVTRLMIPQKKEQGPFVTREHIQTLAQGSEDGGEITAFERLMIKQVLDLQLKTTEQIMTPISRVVAAAPDDPLAACLERVRGAGHIRLPVIDPETRACLGILDTFEVLTGGSPNPSGVARDHMIPPFFVNADLHADDVLPLLRRHRQTLAIVRDPASGAVKGIVTQDNILTTLLSGALPAAVKAPAPA; this is encoded by the coding sequence ATGATTGTGCCCATGCCCATAGAATTCATGCTGATCCCGCTGGTCCTTTTCGGAAGCTGGTTCTTCTCCGGCATCGAAACCGGCATCATCTCGCTGAATCGACATCGCTTGCTCCATATCGTGCGGAGCGGATCACATCGCGCCAAGCTGCTCGAGGGGTACCTGCTTGACACCCAGCGTCTTTTTGGGACGACCCTGGTGGGCAATAATTTGTGCAACGTGGTTGTCTCAACGCTGTGCGGCAGTTTGAGCGCCCGCGTGTGGGGTCCGATCGGACAGTCCGCCACGAGTGTACTGCTTGCTCTCGTGATTCTGGTCTTCTGCGAGTACTTCCCCAAAGTCTGGTTTACCAGCCGGCCCATCCAGCGCTGCATCCGCTTCGCCCCCCTGCTACGCGTCGTTGAAACCCTGCTCTACCCGCTCTCCTTCATCGCCGTCTCGGTGACCCGCCTGATGATCCCTCAAAAGAAGGAGCAAGGCCCGTTTGTCACCCGCGAGCATATCCAGACGCTGGCGCAGGGCAGCGAGGATGGCGGCGAAATAACCGCGTTCGAACGGCTGATGATCAAACAGGTCCTCGACTTGCAGCTCAAGACCACGGAGCAGATCATGACGCCGATCAGCCGCGTGGTCGCCGCCGCCCCCGACGACCCGCTCGCCGCCTGCCTCGAACGGGTGCGTGGCGCGGGGCACATCCGGCTGCCGGTCATCGACCCCGAAACCCGCGCCTGCCTCGGCATCCTCGACACCTTCGAGGTGCTCACAGGCGGCTCGCCCAACCCCTCCGGCGTGGCCCGGGATCACATGATTCCCCCGTTCTTCGTCAACGCCGATCTCCACGCCGACGACGTGCTCCCGCTGCTGCGGCGGCACCGCCAGACCTTGGCCATCGTGCGCGATCCCGCGTCCGGCGCCGTCAAAGGGATCGTCACCCAGGACAACATCCTGACGACGCTGCTCAGCGGCGCCCTGCCCGCCGCCGTCAAGGCCCCCGCGCCCGCCTGA